The uncultured Bacteroides sp. DNA segment ATACTTGGCTTTAAAAGCATCACGAGCATCAGCAGCAGTAGCTTTATCAGAGAAAGTGTTTACAATAACACGATACATTGCAGCTTCTGCATTAAAGGCAATAGTAGCACTATAACCCTCGGCATCAAGAAAATCTTTCAAACCCTCAGCGTTAGCTTTTAATCCAAAACTGCCGCAAACTACACTGTACTCTTTTAAAGCGTCGGTTCCGGAAACAACAGTAACCTTTTCTTGACGAACGCTAGCATCCTTTCCAGTCTTTACCGCCACAGGAGCAGTAGCAACAGGTGTAACATCAACGGAATTATTTACTTGAGGCTCTGCCAATTCTTGCTGCTTAGCTTTTTCGTATGCTTTCTTATATGCACTTTCACTCGATTTGCACGAAGTAAAAGCCAAGACAACACATACACCCATTCCTAACATTGCTAAATTTTTCATATTCTATACATTTTAGTTAATAATTCATTTCCATATTTTATTCTAAACATCACAGATACAATCCATCCAAAGGTATAAACAGTAACAATTAAAATAGACCGATCCACAAGAAGACAATTAATTATAAAAATACTATTTGCGTTCCATCTTCTTATTCCCTCTGTAGGAGATAGTAGAAGTCGCTTGATTTGTGGGCATAAGTAACACCTCTGCTATTTGCACATGAGCAGGAGCAGAAGCTGCAAAGTAAACAGTTTCCGCAACATCATCACCGGATAAAGGCTGTATGCCTTCATAAAAACGATCCGCAATATCCTTATTTCCACGGAATCTAACGACAGAAAAATTAGTTTCTACCATACCTGGTTTAATATTGGTAACCCTAAGAGGAGTATCAACCAAATCGATGCGAAGTCCATCAGACAAGGCCTTCACCGCAGCTTTAGTAGCACAATAAACACTACCTCCCGGATACGCACCATCTCCGGCAATAGATCCTATATTTATAATATGCCCACTCCCACGTTCAACCATACCGGGTACAACCAAGCGGGTCACAGCTAATAAGCCTTTTATATTTGTATCAATAACAATATCCCATTCATCAAGCTGTCCCTCGTGTTCTTTGTCCATTCCGATCACAAGACCGGCATTATTGATCAAGAGATCAATCTTTTTCCATTTTTCGGGTAATGATGCCAAAGCTTTGCTTATTGCTTCACGATCGCGCACATCAAAAGGAAGCAAATAAACAGAAATATCATTTTTTGACTCTAGCTCTATTTTCAATTGTTCCAACACAACTGTATTTCGAGCATTAAGAATTAAATTTGCTCCCTGAGAAGCAAATTTTCGTGCACATCCTTCTCCAATGCCACTACTTGCTCCTGTTATAAATACGATTCTATCTTTCATCATTAATCTAGTCATTAGTAAAAGACAAAAGTACCGTTTAGCATTTGTCGATGGCTAATCTTCTTAGTTAAATATATTTAAACTAAATAGAACATTCATTTATCCAGCACATGTTGGCGTATCTTTGCAGTCAATAAAAAATATAACAGAGCCATAAAGCTCATCAATTATTCTACATGACATTTGAACAATTACATCTCATTGAGCCAATATTAAAGGCTCTACAACAAGAGGGCTACACCTCACCAACTCCCATACAAGAACAGTCCATACCTATTTTGCTTCAAGGAAATGATCTACTTGGTTGTGCACAAACCGGCACAGGAAAAACTGCGGCGTTCTCAATTCCTATATTGCAAAAACTTTATAAAACGGATAACAAAAAAGGCATCAAAGCATTAATACTAACTCCGACAAGAGAGCTAGCAATCCAAATAGGAGAAAGCTTTGAAGCATACGGAAAATATACAGGTTTGCGTCATACTGTTATTTTTGGCGGAGTCGGTCAAAAGCCTCAAACGGATGCGTTACGTGCCGGAGTACAAATATTAATTGCTACCCCCGGCCGCCTCATGGATCTTGCATCTCAGGGGTTCATCTCATTAAAAACATTGGATTTCTTTGTACTTGATGAAGCTGACCGCATGCTTGACATGGGATTTATTCACGATATAAAGAAAATACTTAAACTGTTACCCCCTAAACGTCAAACATTGTTTTTCTCGGCAACAATGCCTCCTGAGATTGAGAAGCTGGCTAATTCCATGCTCACAAATCCTAAGAAAGTAGAGGTAACGCCCGCATCTTCAACAGTCGATACAATTTCTCAGTGCCTATATTTCGTAGAGAAGAAAGAAAAAACCGATTTATTGATTCATCTATTAAAAGATAAATCAGTAGAATCTGCATTGATCTTCACCAGAACAAAACACGGAGCAGACAAATTATCCCGCGTGCTAAAAAATACAGGAATTAGAGCAGAAGCTATTCATGGAAATAAATCTCAGAATGCTCGTCAACGAGCGCTAACTGATTTTAAAAATCATGACCTACGAGTACTTATAGCTACTGATATTGCAGCCCGTGGAATAGATGTGGATCTACTCTCTCATGTTTTCAACTATGAACTCCCCAACGTGCCGGAAACGTACGTACATAGGATTGGACGAACTGGTCGTGCCGGACACGAAGGAGTAGCCATAGCGTTCTGTGAATCAGAAGAGCTCCCTTATCTTAAGGATATTCAAAAATTAATAGGAAAAACAATACCTGTTATAAAAGAACACCCTTTCGTTACTACCGAAAGCATCAATGCGCAAGAAAAGAAAACGGAAGAATTAAAGATAAAAGCTAAAGAAAACAAACCTTACCGCGGAAGCCGCGCCAATGGCGATTATTGGAGAAGGCAGCAACAACCTCAACAAGGAAAAAAACAACAAAGCGATAGAAAGCCACAAAAAAGTACTCCGAAATAGTTGCATAGATGCTACAAATAGCATTTAATCGGAGGTTAAGAACCAAATCTCGGCAAAAAGAAACAATCCAAAGATGAACAATACAGAGGCTCTATTTGTTAAAATAGTTATAATCACATAAAGAAAAGAATTATGAAAGGATTAAATGTATTGGCTGCATTCTTAGGCGGTGCAGCAGTTGGTGCTGCAATAGGTATCCTATTTGCTCCAGAGAAAGGTGAAGACACTCGCCGAAAAGTAGTAGAAATTCTTCGGAAGAAAGGTATTAAGCTCAATCGTAGCGAAATGGAAAATCTAGTTGATGAGATTACGGCGGAGATTAAAGGAGAAGTAACTGAGTAAAAACAGAGCCATCATGTTTGCAAACGATGAAAGTATAGAAAACATTCAACAGTTATTTGTTGAGTTGAAAAAGTATTTAGAACTTCAAAAAGAGTATACGAAATTTGAACTAACCGAAAAGCTCACGATACTTCTATCAACCTTAATATTGATTTTTATGCTCGTCATTCTTGGCATGGTGGCCTTGTTCTATGGTTTATTTGCACTAGTATACGTGCTGGAGCCTTTAGTAGGAAGTTTGACGGCTAGCTTTGGTATTATTACCGGTATAAACCTCTTACTTATATTAATAGTGATACTTTTTAGAAAGAAACTTATCATTGCTCCACTGGTAAACTTCTTAGCAAATTTATTTCTCAACAATTCAAATAAAAGATGATGAAATGAATAAGCTTGATACACAAAAGATCAGCCTTGAAGATATTGCATTACGAAAGGCCAAATTGTTGGAAGAGATCCGAACTCAGAAAATTGTTATCGTAGAGACTGCCCGCCTAGCTTTTAATCCTTATTCAGGAGCTGCAACCACAGGTAGTTCACTTATGAAAACAGTCAATACCGGAATGGCCGTTTTTGAAGGGGTAATGCTGGGATTGAAGATAATGAGAAAAGTTCGTCGACTCTTTGGCTAAAATAAAATCAGAATTAATAGCTAACATAAAAAAAGTGCCATTAAAGAAATAAGATTCTTTAATGGCACTTTTTTTATGTTTTTGAAATCCATTGACTATACATATGTCTCCAAAAGCTTTACTGCTCCATTAGGAGTAATAGAAACCTCTTGCGTAGAAGCAGGAAAGAGTATTGTTTCTCCGGCAGAGAGAGTTATCTCATTTTTCTGATCATCAATGATATTGCACGACCCCTCTATACATATAAAAATGACAAAAGAATCTAATTCTGAATAATCACACGAAATTTCTTCCGTCATATCATACAATGAAGTAGTAAAATATGGACATGCGACTAATTCTACGGGTTCATTTTCTACAGTTTCATAACTGGTTCGATAATCATCGACCACCTCAAAATTAATGGCTTCACGAGCCAAGTCAGTATGAAGTTCACGTGTCTTTCCATCAGCATCTTTCCGATTAAAATCATAGATACGATACGTAATATCAGACGTTTGCTGAATTTCTGCAACAAAAGCCCCCGCACCAATACTATGTACCCGACCTGCTGGTAAAAAGAAAACATCTCCCGGATGAATTTCATACTCTTGCAACACGTCTGTAATCGTATTATTATACACCCTGTCTTTGTACTCTTTGGGAGTTATTTCCTCAGAAAAACCGGAACGTAGCTTAGCACCTTTATCAGCACCCACAACATACCACATTTCCGTTTTTCCCATAGAATTGTGCCGCTTCTTCGCCAAATCATCCGACGGATGTACCTGAATGGACAAGTCTTGCTTTGCATCAATAAATTTAATCAGCAACGGAAACTTGTTTCCAAAACGGGTATAGTTGGCTTCACCAACCAACTCTTCACGGTATTTTGCTACCATTTCTACAAGTGAAAGACCTTTGTCTACCCCGTTGGCCACAACTGATTCGCTGTTTTCAACGCCCGACAATTCCCAACTCTCTCCAACTTCTGTCAATTCATCATTCAGATGTTTGAACGAAATAATTTTATCGCCCCCCCAAAGCGTCTGCTTTAAAATGGGTTCAAATTTTAATGGATACATTTTTTTGTTATAAACTTAGATTAAAAACTCTTGATTTTAACAATCCGAGGACAAACATACAAAAAATATCAAAATAGAGAGCATTATAAAAGGTTTTTTCATGAAAATATCTTTGAAATTTAACCCGCATCTCAGATTAAGAAAGTAAAGTAGAAGAAACGCTAAACTTTCATAAATGCCGACCTATATTTGCCTATAATAATTTGGGATAACGGAAGAATTTACCTTTATTTGCAAGAAATATTAAATAATACCGAACATGATAAACACTTTTTCCACTGAAGGTAATTTATCCGGTTTAGATCGGAAGAAATTTCAAAAAAACATAGCTGGTAAAGAGACCGACTTATTTGTCTTAAAGAATAAGCAAGGAATGGAAGTTGCCGTTACAAATTATGGCTGTGCAATCCTCTCCATCATGGTGCCAGACAAAGACGGGAAATATGCAAATGTGGTATTAGGACATGATAGCATTGATAATGTGATCAATAGTCCTGAACCATTTTTGAGTACAACCATCGGACGCTACGGCAATCGTATAGCCAATGGAAAGTTTCAGTTGCACGAAAAAGAATATAGCTTGACCGTCAACAATGGACCTAACTCTCTACACGGAGGTCCTACTGGTTTTCACAGAAGAATATGGGATGCTAACCAGATAAGCCAAGACGTAGTAGAGTTTACCTACCTTTCCGTCGATGGAGAAGAAGGATTTCCCGGAAACTTAAAAGTATCAATGACTTATCGGCTTGATGAAGATAAAAATGCTTTAATCATAGAATATCATGCCACAACAGATAAGCCTACAATTGTAAATCTGACCAATCATGCCTTCTTCAATCTAGCTGGAATAGCAAACCCCACTCCTACCATAAACAATCATGTTGTAACAATCAATGCAGATTACTATACTCCGATAGACGAAGTATGTATACCTACCGGTGAAATTTTGAATGTAGAAAATACCCCACTGGACTTCCGTACACCACACACTGTTGGCAGAAGAATAGAAGAATACCATTTGCAATTAATTAATGGTCACGGATACGACCATTGTTATGTGTTAAACAAAACAGAAGTTGGAGAATTAAGTCTGGCGGCTATTTGCACTGATCCTACAAGCAAACGCAGTATGGAAGTATATACAACAGAAGCTGGAGTACAACTTTACACAGGCAATTGGCTCAACGGATTTGCAGGTGCACATGGGGCCACTTTCCCGGCTCGTAGCGCTATCTGTTTTGAAGCACAATGTTTCCCTGACACCCCAAACAAACCTCATTTTCCCACTGCCACTTTGCTACCCGAAGATGAATATCAGCAGATTACTATCTATAATTTCACAGTACAAGAATAATTAACTAACTCATTTATAAACCTACATTTTAAAATCTAACAATGACACAAGAAAAAAAGAACAAGAATATCGTAGCCATTGTCACGATGTTCTTCATTTTTGCTATGATTTCATTCGTGACTAACCTTGCTGCACCTTTTGGCACCATTTGGAAAAACGAATACGCAGGCGCAAATACTTTAGGTATGATGGGAAACATGATGAATTTCCTTGCATATCTATTCATGGGTATTCCTGCAGGTAACATGCTTGTTAAAATCGGTTATAAAAAGACAGCACTCATTGCCATGGGTGTCGGTGTTTTAGGGCTGTTTACACAGTATTTCTCAAGCTTATTTGGAACAAATATTGAGGTATTCACAGTAGGTGAATTTGCAATTAAACTAAATTTCATCATCTACTTATTAGGTGCCTTCATCTGTGGTTTTTGTGTGTGTATGCTTAACACAGTTGTTAATCCCATGCTCAACATACTTGGCGGTGGTGGTAACAAGGGAAATCAGCTTATTCAAACCGGTGGCGCTCTTAATTCTCTTTCTGGCACACTGACGCCTCTCTTTGTAGGCGCATTGATTGGTACGGTAACTTCTCAGACGGCAATGTCAGATGTATCACCACTTTTATTCATTGCAATGGGTGTTTTTGCATCGGCTTTCATCATCATATCATTCATAGCCATACCAGAACCCCATCTTAGAAAAGGAAATGTAGAAAAAGAAAAATACATTCATAGTCCTTGGGCTTTTCGCCATACAGTACTGGGAGTAATTGGTATTTTCATTTATGTAGGTATTGAAATAGGTATCCCGGGTACACTCAACTTCTACCTCGCAGATTCTAGCGCAAAAGGTGCCGGCCTATTAGTCAATGGTGCGGCTATTGGAGGTGCTATTTCGGCTATTTATTGGTTATTAATGCTCGTAGGACGTTCAGCAAGTAGTGCAATTAGCGGTAAAGTATCTAGTAGAACCCAACTAATTGTTGTATCGGCCACAGCCATCTGCTTTGTCTTAATTGCTATTATTACACCAAAAGAAGTAACCGTTTCTATGCCGGGATATAGCGTAGAAGAGGGATTTCAAATGGCACAAGTACCTGTTAGCGCACTGTTTTTAGTGCTTTGTGGGCTTTGCACTTCTGTTATGTGGGGTGGCATTTTCAATCTTGCTGTTGAAGGCTTAGGAAAATATACAGCGCAAGCATCCGGTATATTCATGATGATGGTTGTGGGCGGAGGCGTATTACCGCTTGTTCAACAATTTATTTCCGATGCTATAGGCTACATGTCAAGCTATTGGCTTATTATTGCGTTGTTAGCCTACATATTATTCTATGGTTTAGTCGGTTGCAAGAACGTTAACAAGAACATCCCTGTTGACTAACAATATATATAAATTTATTCACACCATAATTTCATTATCATGGACATAGAATATGTAAGAAACCGTTTCACAAAACATTTTGACGGAACTACCGGATTTGTGTATGCATCACCCGGACGTATTAACCTCATTGGAGAGCATACCGACTATAACGGTGGTTTTGTCTTTCCCGGTGCTATAGACAAAGGCATGATTGCAGAAATCAAGCCCAATGGCACCCAAAAAGTATTAGCCTATTCCATCGACTTAAAAGACTATGTCGAATTCGGCCTTAACGAAGAAGATGCCCCACATGCTAGCTGGGCGCGATATATTTTCGGCGTTTGCCGTGAGATGATTAAACGTGGCGTAAAAGTGGAAGGATTCAATACCGCTTTTGCAGGAGATGTACCTCTGGGTGCCGGCATGTCATCATCCGCAGCACTTGAAAGCACTTACGCTTTCGCTCTGAACGAATTGTTCAACGGAAACATAGACAAGTTTGAATTAGCTAAAGTAGGACAGGCAACGGAACACAACTATTGTGGTGTTAACTGCGGAATCATGGATCAATTTGCATCTGTATTTGGGAAAGCAGGAAGCCTCATCCGCTTAGATTGTCGTTCTTTAGAATACCAATATTTTCCTTTCAAACCGGAAGGTTATCGTTTGGTGTTGCTCGATTCTGTAGTAAAACACGAATTAGCTTCTTCAGCATACAATAAACGTCGCCAATCTTGCGAGACAGCCGTAGCTGCTATAAAGAAAAACCATCCTACAGTAGAATTTCTGAGAGATGCCACTATGGACATGCTCAAGGCAGTTAAAAACGAAATCACCGCTGAAGACTATATGCGTTCAGAATACGTTATTGAAGAAATTCAACGCGTGTTAGACGTGTGTGATGCTTTGGAAGTTGGAGATTACGAGACAGTTGGTCAGAAGATGTATGAGACTCACCACGGAATGAGTAAGCTTTACGAAGTAAGCTGTGAGGAACTTGATTTCTTGAACGATTGTGCTAAAGAATGTGGTGTAACCGGTTCGCGCGTAATGGGCGGTGGCTTTGGAGGCTGCACCATCAACTTAGTGAAAGACGAACTTTACGATAACTTCATTGCAACAGCTAAAAAAGCATTCACTGAAAAGTTTGGTAGAAGTCCTAAAGTGTATGACGTAGTCATAGGCGATGGATCGAGAAGAGTTTTAGACTAAAATCATTCTTAACGATACGAAAGGCTGACTTGGTAATTCCAAGTCAGCCTTTTATTTTTATTCTTCCCTCGAAACAACATGCTATTGATGCCCTATTAGGTTTCTATCGCACACCTTCTGTCGTCATCTGAATACGCTTTATGGTTCCATCCGGATTGTAATACAGATGATCTATACATACAGAACGTCGGAAGCTTCCTCCTTGGGTATTGAGTCCGCCATTGTGATAGACGAAATACCAGTCGCCTTTAAATTCGATGATGGCTTGATGATTGGTATTTGAATTACCCGCCAATTCGTTCAATATGCCTTTATACTCCCACGGACCATTAATATTACGACTCATGGCATAACATATTTTTTCGGGAAACTCAGAAGCATAAGATAGGTAGTACCAATCACCACGTTTATGTACCCATGGTGCTTCAGTGAAGCGGGGAAGCGTAACAGGCATAACGGGGCCATCCAATTCAATCATGTTCTTCTTCAATTTTACGTAATAGCACTGTGTATTCCCCCAAAACAGATAAGCTTGTCCATCATCGTCTATCATAACCGTAGGGTCAATGTCATCCCAACTGATCTTAGTATATTCGGTCGTCATTTCATTGGTAACTAATGCAGATCCACGAGCATCACGGAAAGGGCCAATAGGAGAATCGGACACAGCAACACCGATTGCTTTACCATGAATGGTAGCGTGTTCTACTGCCACATACCAATAGAACTTTCCATCACGTTCTATGACCTGACTTGCCCATGCGTCTCCTTTAGCCCAACTGAAATCTTTAGCTTTAAGAGGTACAGGATGTTCTGTCCAGGTTTTCATGTCGGGTGAAGAAAAGACACACCATTCATTCATCACATAGCGTTCTTGCTTAGCCGGACACTCATCATAGCCGGCATAGATATATACCTTATTATTATAGGTCATCGCTCCCGGATCGGCAGTATATTTATGTTTAAACACCGGATTACCGGTAGCAACAAAAGTTGTATCACTCTGCGCCGACAGCCCACAAGAGGCTGCCAAAGCAAGAGTTAACAAAACCAGTCTATTCTTTATTCGACTCATTCTCTTTATTTTGTTGTTTTAGTAAACTTGTAGATAGCAAAGGTATAAGGCTCCAACTGAGCATCTAATGCACCCTCACGAACAGAAACATTTGTTGTTTTCGGAGTAATAGCAAAGGGTTCCTCAATGGTATTATCTCTATCAAGATCGAGTGAGCTAAGCTTAATGCAAATACCGTCAGTCAATGTTTCTTTACCCTTAAGTCCGGCAAAAGTTAATGGCACACGCAAGGTTTTATCCGTTGTATTCACCACCTTTACAATGTATGAATGCGTTGTCGCATCCCACACCGCACTGGCAAAAAGCCCATCTTGTCCTTCGGCACCTGTAACCGGTTTATTGTTCATCGTTAGTGGAATAACATTAGTACCTTTATTCTGGGCATAAAGTTGCTGCACATAGTAGCTTACCGTCCGAACAGAATTTAAATTATCAAACCAGATCATATCCGGACGCCATTGCCAACCTTCAACATGAGCAAACAAAGGAGCATACGTAGCCATATGAACCACATCGGCATTACGTTCAAGTCCGGTCATGAAGGCTGCTTCTAACAATGAGGCATGAAAATGGTTCCATTTTTTCCCTTTACCATGACAAGCATATTCTCCGGCAAAAACTTTCGGACCCTTACGGTCATATTTGTCATAACGTGCTCCCTGACTCAAGAACCAGCTTTCGGGACGATAGAAGTGTTCATCCACCAAATCGGCTTTCAGACGTTTCATTTCCGGCCAGAGATATTCAAATTCTTTACTTTCAGAGTCAGGTCCGGAACTACCCACTATTTTAATTTCAGGATGAGCTTTGCGAATGGCCTTCAAGAACGGTTCAAGACGTTCAGGGTATTCTGGTCCCCACTGTTCATTGCCTATACCGATAAACTTCAGGTTGAAAGGAGCAGGATGTCCCATGTCAGCACGTACTTTTCCCCATTTAGAGGTTTCAGGACCATTGGCGAATTCAATTAAATCGAGTGCATCTTGAATGTAGCTACCCAAATCGCAAACTGCCACATGTGCTTTAGGGTCCGTATTTTGGAACTGACATGATAAGCCACAGCTCAATATAGGCAGCGGAGCAGCTCCTATCTCTTCGGATAATAAAAAGAACTCATAGAAACCCAGCCCGTAACTTTGATAATAATCCGGGAAGAAACGGTTAGTAAAAGTATACTGCCAACGATTCTCATTCAATGGACGATTTTCAACAGGACCGACAGTGTTTTTCCAGTTATAACGGGTATTAAGATCCGTTCCTTCCACAATACATCCACCGGGGAAACGAAATACTCCGGGATGAATATCGGCCAAAGCTTGCGCCAAGTCTTTGCGTAAACCATTCTCATGTCCCTTCCACGTATCTACAGGAAAGAGTGAAACATGCTCCAGATCAATCGTTCCTTTGGATGCAAGGAAGATACGGAGTGTAGATTTGGCCTCCGTCATATTCGGTTTAAGGATCACTTGATATTTTTTCCACTCTTTAGAATTAATCGTTAACTCTTGTTTAGCGAAAGGCTGCCCCTCTGTATTACTGTTGGTTTTCACCAATTCTATACGAATTTTCTCAGCAGTTCCACCTTCAGGTAAACGGGCCCATACTGAAAAACGATATTCTTCTCCGTTCCTTACTCCTATTCCAAAGAAGCCTTCATTGTCCAGTCCGGTATGCTTATGCTCATGCCCGGGGTCGGACAAACGTACATAGTGTGGGTTACGTTCAAAAGGACCATCATCCTTCAACGCTACTTTTCCAAAAGTTTTCCATCCCATCAGGTTTTGAGGGAACTCAAACGAACGGTTCTTTACTAACTCAGCATAGAGCCCACCATCCGCAGCATAATTAATATCTTCAAAAAAGAGCCCATACATAGTGGGCTGAATCTCTGCCCCTGTTTTTTTTGTTTGAATGACCAATTCATTGGTTTGCGCATTCAGAGAAAGTCCGGCAGACAAAGCCAAAGAGCCCAATAACGTTCTGTGTATTCTCATGGTTTAAAATTTATATATAATTATTTTACTCTATTTCAATATTAGGAATTATTCCCTTTATCGCTTCTAAAAAAGCTTCTTCTTGCTCAGGCTGAACAAAAAGTGGACCTTTATCATGCATAATTTGCAAGCCTTTCTTAAATCTCCAAATAGATCTAATTCCATTGGTAGTAAAGACCTCAGGCTTGCTGAATATGCTAGTGTATATCAATAGTTCATCGTCTCTTAATATATATTTCTTCCGTACACCTCTCACAGAATAGAAGAGATGAAGCATGAGAAAAATGATATAACACAAGAAAAAAGTGCGGTGAAAACAAGATGTGGCAGCAACATAAAATAAGGTTAAAAATAAAATACCGGAAAATAGAATAAGCCAACGATAAACCGGCTGAATAGATTTAACTTTAAAAACTTTATTCATAGTATTCTCATTTAATTCGTTTTCCCCATACCGAACGACCTTTACTATCCAATCCGGTAAAAAGAATGGTTTCTTTTTGATTTTCCCAATCGTGTCCCGCAAATATAATCAGATTTTTAATAACTTCCTCTCCTATTCTTATATCCAAAGTCTTTTTATCGCTATTAAATATCCAAGCACCGCCTTCTTCGAAGGTTCCATCTTCTCTAAAAGAATAAAAAGAAGAAACATTCAATTCCTTTTCGTTAAGTCCGCCCTCACCCCAAAGAATTTGTCCTGCCTCTAAAGCCCTCTTATGTTGGGGTTCTTGTATACGGATAATCTCCCACTGGCCAACGATCTCTTTACGATGAATAGTAGCAGATTTAGTGGCAGCATATCGTTCGGGTGACACAACAGGCCATCCATCTGTATTAAAGAATATCTGTCGCACATGAAGCACCATCAACTGATTATCGGGCGAAAGCCTTGCCTGATGAAACATGAAGAAACGTCCGTCATCTTCCCGCCACACTCCACAATGACCAGTACCAGCCCATCCCGGATGGTTTTTAAACTGATAGGACGCTGTGAGTATCGGAAAATTATTTGTAGTATCGGCCAATGCTTGTCCTGCATAATCAAGGAAGGGACCTTCAGGAGAATCGGAACGCCCCACACGCACATTATAGGTAGTCATCAATGGATCATAAGAAACAAAGAGAAAGTATTTCTTTAGCTCGGGATTATAAACTATTTCCGGAGCTTCCAGATTATCTTTTTTGTAATTAGCACGACGAGCTACTAAATGTCCTTTATCTCCGGCATCTTTTGTCAATCCCGTTTCATCATCCAACTGAACACAATACAGTCCACCAAAGAAAGAGCCATAATGCATCCACCATTTCCCCGTACTTCCATCCACGATAACACTAGGATCAATAGCGTTCATCGGAGTTTCATTATCGGTTTTCAGCACACAATCTTTCTGCACACAAGGGCCCTCGGGAGAATTAGATTCTGCTAACCCGATATAGGATGTTTTTCGACCAAAAGCCGATACGCAATAGTAAAGTCTGTACGTATCATTATATTTAATAATGTAGGGAGCCCAAATATTGGTTGCCCCTCTCCCATTAGCATTCTTACGAACCCATTGAACAGCTTCTTGAGGGATCTCAGGAAAAGCCCACCCCATAAATTCCCAGTAAACCAAATCCTTGGAACGACGAACCTGTATATATCCCAAAGGTACACCCTTTTCTTTTGCTTCTTCTTTATTTTCAGCATAGATGGCATCCGTAGAATACATATAATAATAGTCGCCAAACTTCTTGCAAGCAGGGTCATGCACATTGTAAGTTCCCCATGAACGATAGCTCTCCATTTTAGAAAGTGAAGTATAATCATCTACCCAAGGATTAGGCGAAGAGGTAGGAGCAAAAACAATCGATTTGCTACACGAGAGGAGGAGGACAATTATGATGGCACCCGACAAGATTTGTTTCTGCATAATATTAGTTTATATAACAATGAGTTTTCTGCAAAAATACAGTCTCATCATTGTTGCCGTGGTGGACGAATGAACATTAATGGTGGACAATGCACTAGATACTCGATAAAAGAAGAACC contains these protein-coding regions:
- a CDS encoding MFS transporter gives rise to the protein MTQEKKNKNIVAIVTMFFIFAMISFVTNLAAPFGTIWKNEYAGANTLGMMGNMMNFLAYLFMGIPAGNMLVKIGYKKTALIAMGVGVLGLFTQYFSSLFGTNIEVFTVGEFAIKLNFIIYLLGAFICGFCVCMLNTVVNPMLNILGGGGNKGNQLIQTGGALNSLSGTLTPLFVGALIGTVTSQTAMSDVSPLLFIAMGVFASAFIIISFIAIPEPHLRKGNVEKEKYIHSPWAFRHTVLGVIGIFIYVGIEIGIPGTLNFYLADSSAKGAGLLVNGAAIGGAISAIYWLLMLVGRSASSAISGKVSSRTQLIVVSATAICFVLIAIITPKEVTVSMPGYSVEEGFQMAQVPVSALFLVLCGLCTSVMWGGIFNLAVEGLGKYTAQASGIFMMMVVGGGVLPLVQQFISDAIGYMSSYWLIIALLAYILFYGLVGCKNVNKNIPVD
- the galK gene encoding galactokinase, whose translation is MDIEYVRNRFTKHFDGTTGFVYASPGRINLIGEHTDYNGGFVFPGAIDKGMIAEIKPNGTQKVLAYSIDLKDYVEFGLNEEDAPHASWARYIFGVCREMIKRGVKVEGFNTAFAGDVPLGAGMSSSAALESTYAFALNELFNGNIDKFELAKVGQATEHNYCGVNCGIMDQFASVFGKAGSLIRLDCRSLEYQYFPFKPEGYRLVLLDSVVKHELASSAYNKRRQSCETAVAAIKKNHPTVEFLRDATMDMLKAVKNEITAEDYMRSEYVIEEIQRVLDVCDALEVGDYETVGQKMYETHHGMSKLYEVSCEELDFLNDCAKECGVTGSRVMGGGFGGCTINLVKDELYDNFIATAKKAFTEKFGRSPKVYDVVIGDGSRRVLD
- a CDS encoding glycoside hydrolase family 43 protein produces the protein MSRIKNRLVLLTLALAASCGLSAQSDTTFVATGNPVFKHKYTADPGAMTYNNKVYIYAGYDECPAKQERYVMNEWCVFSSPDMKTWTEHPVPLKAKDFSWAKGDAWASQVIERDGKFYWYVAVEHATIHGKAIGVAVSDSPIGPFRDARGSALVTNEMTTEYTKISWDDIDPTVMIDDDGQAYLFWGNTQCYYVKLKKNMIELDGPVMPVTLPRFTEAPWVHKRGDWYYLSYASEFPEKICYAMSRNINGPWEYKGILNELAGNSNTNHQAIIEFKGDWYFVYHNGGLNTQGGSFRRSVCIDHLYYNPDGTIKRIQMTTEGVR
- a CDS encoding alpha-L-arabinofuranosidase C-terminal domain-containing protein — protein: MRIHRTLLGSLALSAGLSLNAQTNELVIQTKKTGAEIQPTMYGLFFEDINYAADGGLYAELVKNRSFEFPQNLMGWKTFGKVALKDDGPFERNPHYVRLSDPGHEHKHTGLDNEGFFGIGVRNGEEYRFSVWARLPEGGTAEKIRIELVKTNSNTEGQPFAKQELTINSKEWKKYQVILKPNMTEAKSTLRIFLASKGTIDLEHVSLFPVDTWKGHENGLRKDLAQALADIHPGVFRFPGGCIVEGTDLNTRYNWKNTVGPVENRPLNENRWQYTFTNRFFPDYYQSYGLGFYEFFLLSEEIGAAPLPILSCGLSCQFQNTDPKAHVAVCDLGSYIQDALDLIEFANGPETSKWGKVRADMGHPAPFNLKFIGIGNEQWGPEYPERLEPFLKAIRKAHPEIKIVGSSGPDSESKEFEYLWPEMKRLKADLVDEHFYRPESWFLSQGARYDKYDRKGPKVFAGEYACHGKGKKWNHFHASLLEAAFMTGLERNADVVHMATYAPLFAHVEGWQWRPDMIWFDNLNSVRTVSYYVQQLYAQNKGTNVIPLTMNNKPVTGAEGQDGLFASAVWDATTHSYIVKVVNTTDKTLRVPLTFAGLKGKETLTDGICIKLSSLDLDRDNTIEEPFAITPKTTNVSVREGALDAQLEPYTFAIYKFTKTTK